From Sporolactobacillus pectinivorans:
CCGGGTACCCGATGAATTTTCAGTTTTCAGGCATCCGGTGCTGCTTTTTCTGCAGCTCAGGAAAGCGGCAGAACAGCTGCATCTGGCTGTTGAACCTTATGTGATAAAGGATGATGTTGTCCGGTCAAAATCGACAGGACTCAAGGCATTGAACCTGTTTTTCGGACAAAACCCGTCCCGGGAGAAACCGAAGCCTGATGGCATTGTCCTGACTGAAGCTGCCAATCGGCGGGAAGAAGTGGAGCAGGCAGCGAGGAATCTGATCGCACTTGCCCGTGATAAAAAAATACGTTTTCGAGAGACGACGGTGCTGGTCCGCGATCTGAATGGCTATCAGGACTTGATTGAGACCGTTTTTACCGATTATGGCATTCCAACTTTTATTGACAGAAAGCGGCCGATGAAACATCATCCTCTGATCGAACTGATCCGTTCGGCATTGGAAACCTTGCAGCAGAACTGGCGCTATGAACCTGTTTTCCGCTGCGTCAAGACCGATTTTCTGATTCCGGCCGGAAGCCGTCTGAATGAAGCCCGTGAGGCTCTGGATGAACTGGAAAACTATGTTATGGCTTATGGAATATATGGAAAGAAAAAATGGATTGATAAAGAACCGTGGACTTATCGAGTGTACAAAGGCCTTGAAGAAGGTGAAAAAGAGGCGACGTCCAAAGAACTGGCTGCACAGAAGCGGATCAACCAATGGCGCAAGTTTGTCAGTGAACCGCTTGCCGCCTTCGAGGAAAAGGTGAAGTCTGCCAGGAGTGTACGGGAAAAGTGCGAGGCATTGTATGTGTTTTTAATGAACCTGTCCGTTCCGGAAAAATTGGAGCGCATGGCGAAAGAAGCGGAAAAAGCTGACCGCCTGGCTGAAGCAAAGGAACACGGGCAGGTGTGGCAATCGGTGATTGATTTGCTCGACCAGTGTGTGGAGGGGGCGGATGACAGGAAAATATCGCTGGAACTCTTCGCACAGATTATCGATACAGGTCTCGACAATCTGGAATTCGCTCTCGTTCCTCCAGCTCTTGACCAGGTTCTGGTCGGCAGTATGGATCGGATGCGGGCGACAAACCCAAAAGCGGTTTTTATTTTGGGTGTTAATGAAGGCGTGATCCCGGCAAAACCATCAACACAGGGACTTTTCTCAGGCGAGGACCGCGATGCGCTTGAAGACAGCGGCATGCATGTGGCCGATGATGAAGACGGCCAGATGGCCTGGGAAAATGAGCTGGTATTTCGCGCGTTTTCGCTGCCGGAAGAAAAACTGTACCTGTCCTATCCGCTTGCATCTGAGGGGGGAGAACCGCTCAAAGCTTCTCCCCTGATCAGTCGTCTGCGCCGGCTCTTTTCTGAAATTGCAGTCCGGTTGGCGCCTTCTGAACCGCGGTCTCTTGCCGAAACGGAACAAATCGGCTTTGTTAATGCACCGCTCAAGACGATCGGTTATCTGGCAACGCAGATCAGGGAATGGCAGAGGGGCTATGGCATATCTGATCTTTGGTGGGATACCTATAACTGGTTCACGGCGCAGGAAGAATGGGGTTCGGCAGCAAAGCGGGTGCTTTCCGGGCTATTTTCAAGAAATGAGGCGTATCTGAGCAAAGAGGCGGCGCGTGATCTCTACGGAGAAACGATTCAGGCCAGCGTATCGCGGATGGAACAGTTCAATGCCTGCCCGTTTTCCCAGTTTGCTTCTTATGGACTGAGGCTCATGGAAAGGGAAGTTTTTCAGCTTGCAGCGCCGGATATCGGCCAGCTTTTTCATCTGGCGATCAAAAAAATGACAGAAGAAATTATGCGGCGTCATTTACAGTGGAGAGACCTGTCACCGGAAGACTGCGACCGGCTCGCCGCAGAAACGGTAGGTGTAATCGCTCCGAAACTTCAGCGGCAGATTTTGTCCAGTTCCGGGCGCTATCGCTATCTGCAGCACAAGCTGGAGCAGGTTGTTGCGCGGGTCGCCCGCGTCATGCGCCAGCACGCACGGGCCAGCGGTTTTACCCCGTTGAGTCTTGAACTGCCCTTCGGACCGGGAAAGCCTGTACCTCCGCTAACCTTTTCACTTCAAAACGGATGCAGGATGGAAATCGTCGGACGCATTGATCGGGTTGACAAAGCCGAGGATCCCGGCCGCAGGATTCTGCTTCGGATCATTGATTACAAATCCGGCCGGAAAGACCTGAGCCTGACTGATGTCTACTACGGACTCGCACTGCAGATGCTGACCTATCTTGATGTCGTGATTACGTATTCAAAACAATGGCTGGGCGTCCAGGCGGATCCGGCAGGTGTTTTATACTTTCATGTACACAATCCGTCGTTGAATCTTGAAGAAAAAGTTCCACCTGAAGAGATAGAAGATGAACTTTATAAAAGTTTCAAAATGAGCGGGCTGCTTCTTGAGGATGAGGCATCGCTTCAATTGACGGATCAAACAGCTGAGGGGGGCTACTCGAAGATTGCCCCGTTCGGGATCAAAAAAAATGGCGGCTATTACAAGGGATCTTCTCTTGCCACAACGGAAGAATTCAGTGCATTGCGGAACTATGCTAAAGAGACGATGGTACAGGTGGGCGAAAAAATAACTGATGGCGATGTCCGAATTGCTCCGTACAGGCTCAAAAACCGTGTGCCGTGCACCTTCTGTCCTTATCGTCCGGTTTGCCAGTTTGACCAGTCACAGCCGGGGAACGCTTATCGGCTGTTGAAAAAAGTTTCTGATGAACGGATCCTTCAGGAACTGACTGAAAAGGGGATGGAGCATCATGACGGAAGCAAAGCCTGAAGGGAGCAGATGGACGGACGAACAGTGGCGAGCGATCAATGAAGTAGGTCACGACATTCTCGTCGCAGCGGCGGCGGGTTCCGGAAAAACGGCCGTACTTGTTGAGCGGATTATCAGGAAAATCATCAACCCACAGAATCGGATCAATATTGACGATCTGCTGGTTGTTACTTTTACCAATGCGGCAGCATCAGAAATGAGAGAGCGGATCGGCCGTGCGCTCGATGAGCAAATTGCGGAACATCCTGAAAGCCTCTATCTCCGCCGTCAACAGGCGCTGCTCAGCAAAGCTTCAATCATGACTTTGCATGCGTTTTGTATGTCTGTTATTAAAAAATATTATTATTATCTGGATCTTGATCCCGGATTTCGGCTGCTGGATGAAACGGAAGCCGGTCTGCTTCGTGAAGAAATTCTCGATGAAGTTCTTGAGGAACATTACACATCAGGAAATTCCATTTTTTTTCGCCTGGTAGACCAATATTCGGGAGACAGGGACGATCATGCGCTTCGCAATCTGGTTTTCCGCCTTTACGATTTTTCTCTCAGTAATCCCTGGCCGAATCAATGGCTTGATCGGCTGCCCGCTGCCTACCAGCCGGAGGAAGGGCAGTCGATTGATCACTTCAGCTGGGTTCGCGGCCTGAGACATGTCCTTTTTCAATATTTTTCCGAAGCCGCGGCGGCATTGGAGGAAGCTATTCGTCTTTGTGGGGATACGGGTGGGCCTGCCGCTTATGCTGAAACGCTGTCCGCGGATCTTTTAAATATTCGTCATCTCCTCTCATTTGAAAACGCCGGATGGGAAGCTGTCCGCTCGGCTGTCTTGTCCGTTTCTTTTAATAAGCTTAAAGCCGTCTCCGCAAAAGAAGTGGACGGCGCAACGAAAGATCAGGTAAAAAAAGCGCGTGACAAGGTGAAAAGAACAATTGCTGAGCTTCAACAGCAGTGGTTTGCACGCAGTTCCACTGATTTGCTTCAGGATCTTCGTGACATGGCTCCTTCCGTTTCGATGCTTGTCGCGCTGGTCAAAGATTTTGGACACCATTTTACAAAAGAAAAACGCAGAAAAGGAGTGCTTGATTTTTCAGATCTGGAACATGAATGTTTGAAAGTGCTCCGATCAGAGGATTCTGATCCGGGTAAAGAGGTACCTTCAGTTGTTGCCAGGCAGTACCGCGCCTGTTTTGAAGAAGTGTTGGTTGACGAATACCAGGATACGAACCGTGTCCAAGAAGCGATTATCCGGCTGATCACAAAAGACAGCGCCGATAGCGGAAACTTGTTTATGGTCGGCGATGTGAAACAAAGTATTTACGGATTCCGGCTGGCTGAACCGGGACTCTTCATTGAAAAATATAAAAAGTTTTCTGACCCGGATTCTGACGGGGATAAAATTGATCTTTCCAGCAATTTTCGAAGCCGCGCGGAAATCATCAATGGTATAAATTATCTTTTTCGGCAGACGATGGATGAAACTGCGGGCGGCGTGGATTATGATCGTGCTGCAGAGCTGCGTTTCGGAGCGGAATATCCGGAAGAAAGTTTGCCGGTCGACTTTGAACTGATCGACCGAGCTGACCTGGATAGCGATGAAGAGGGTGAAACAGATGATTATGATTCGACGGAGCTTGAAGCTGCTGCGATCAGCGACAGGATTGCAGCGATGGTCGGCGACGGAAAGACCCCGGCTTTCCAGGTTTATGATCGGGGGGAACACCGGATGCGGGCGGTGCGCTACCGTGATATTGCCATTCTGATGCGTTCGGCGAGCACGGCTGCTGCTGTGATGAAAGACATCCTCGGACGCCGCGGGATTCCTGCTTACGCCGAGCTGTCCAAGGGCTATTTTGATACGGTTGAAGTATCGGTCATGCTTGCCGTGCTGCAGGTGGTGGACAATCCCTTTCAGGACATCCCGCTTGCGTCCGTGCTCCGTTCGCCAATCGTTGGCCTGGACGGGGATTCACTGGCCCAAATCCGTATGTCGGATCGTGATGTTTCTTACTTCATGGCGATGAATTACTATACCGAAACGCATCAAGGCCAGCTTTCAGATCAGCTCTCAGGATTTATCGATCGGCTGGCCAAATGGCGTAATCTCTCAAAAAGCCACTCTGTTTCTGAGCTTATCTGGCAAATCTATCGCGACACCGGATATTATGATTATGTCGGAGGTCTGGTCGGCGGCGCGCAGCGTCAGGCCAATCTCAAAGCGTTCTATGATCGCGCCAGGCAGTATGAAAAAACGTCATTCCGAGGGTTATTCCGTTTTCTGCGTTTTATTGAGAGAATGCGGGAAATCGGCGGTGACCTTGGCGAAGCCCGGGCATTAAGCGAACAGGAAGATGTTGTGCGGATCATGACCATCCATAAAAGCAAGGGGCTAGAATTTCCAATAGTTTTTGTGTCTGGCATTGGAAAAAAGTTTAATATGAAGGATCTGGTTTCTCCCGCGTTGCTGCATAAAACACTTGGCATTGGTACACGCTGGATTGATTCGGAAAACAGGGTGAGTACACCGACGCTTCCTTACCTCGCGATCCGAGAGCAGCTGAAAGCAGATGCCGTGGCAGAAGAGATGCGCATTCTTTATGTTGCGGTTACCCGCGCCCGGGAAAAACTGATTTTGGTCGGGACAGTTCGCGACGCGGGAAAAGTGGCGCGTCAGTGGCTCCCGGCGCTTAAATATCGCGGATGGCTGCTTCCTGAATATCTCAGGACTTCGGCAGCAACATTTCTGGACTGGATCGGGCCAGCCGTAGTGCGGCATGGCTCTTCGGAAGCGCTGCATCACCTGATTGGCGAAGCGCCGGACAGGTCGGTTGTTTCGGAAGACCAGGCGGCATGGAATATCAGTGTCATTTCGGTGGGTAATCTCGACGTTGGACAAGCAGAACAGGCGCCAAAAGAAAGCATACGCTTCGCGCGTTTGAAACAGTGGAAGGCTGTTGAATCACATTCCGGCATGCAGGATGAGGTCAGGAGGCGGCTGGAATGGAGTTATCCGTTTCGTCAGGCGACATTGTTTATGGCGAAACAGACGGTCACAGAGATTAAGTCCCAGCAGGATTATTTCAGTCAGGGACAGGATGATCGCCTGATTGCACGCCGGTTTTCAGGTATAAGCAGAGACAGGCCGCAATTTCTGCAGCAGGGCGGACTGTCGTCCACAGAGCGCGGCACAGCAATGCATGTTTTAATGCAGCATCTGGATCTGGAGCATGCCGCGGAAGAAGCGTCAATCAAGAATCAGGGACTCGCGCTTGTGGAGAAAGAAATTTTGACCGGTGATCAGGAGAAGAGCCTGAATTATCCGGAGGTTGTCGCATTTTTACGGTCGCCGATTGGCATTAAAATGAAACGTGCCGGCCAAGTGACGCGGGAGTGTCCGTTCAGTCTTGTTCTAGATGCGGCAGAGGTGTATCCGACGTGGCGCCATGACGGCCCGGAAAAAGACGGACAGGTGCTGATTCAGGGCGTGATCGACTGTATTATAGAGGGCAGGCAGGGGCTGATTCTGCTTGACTATAAAACAGACAGGCTGTCCGGCCGCTTTGCCGAAAAACAAGCGGCAATTGAGGAATTGACACGGCGCTATCGTGTACAGCTCGGTTTGTACCGGCTTGCGATCGAAAAAATCTGGAAGCGGAAAGTAGCGCAAATCGGCCTTTACGCATTTGACGGCGGTTATTTTATCGATCTGACAGAAGAAGGGGAGACATTAGAATGAGGTTGCTTCATACTGCGGACTGGCATCTCGGACGGACACTGGAAGGGCGCTCCCGTGAAGAAGAGCAGGAAGATGCAATGGATGAAATCTGCCGGATTGCCGATGAAGAAAAAATTGATGCTATAGTGATGGCCGGAGATGTTTTTGACACCGCCAACCCGCCTGCGGTATCCGAAGCACTTTTCTATGAAACTGCTGAAAGGTTGGCCTGCGGTGGAAAAAGGCCTTTGCTTGTGATTGCCGGCAACCATGACAGCCCGGAGCGTCTGGAGGCATCCCGGCCGCTCGCCGGGCGCCGGGGCATCACCATAGTCGGCAAACCGGTTTCCCAGCCGCTGGCCATTCCAATTAAACGTACAGACGAGACGCTGATACTCAGCTGTGTCCCCTATCCTTCCGAATCGCGGCTGAATGAATGCCTAAGCGCAATGAACGAGGAAACGGCCATACAGGAAGGTTATAATAATCGGCTGGAAAAACTGTTTCAGGAACATGCGCGTCACTTCTCGGAGAAAACAGTTAACATTCTGATGACGCATATTTTCGCAGCGGGTGGAAGGGAATCTGATTCTGAAAGGCCGATTCAGGTTGGTGGCGCCTATACTGTTTATCCATCATCTTTTCCGGAAAAAGCGCAGTATGTAGCACTGGGCCATCTGCACCGGCCGCAGACGCTTGAAAAATCCCCTGCACCTGCCCGCTATGCCGGGTCACCGCTGGCTTACAGTTTTTCCGAGTCCGGATCCCAGAAATCGGTGACCATCATTGACGTCAGCCCAGGCAAAGCGGCAAAATGGAAAGAAGTTCCCCTGGCTGCCGGGCGGCCGCTGGTCCGCTGGCACGCAGAGAACGGGCTCGATGAAGTGCACCGCTGGCTGGATGAGGGGCGCGACCGATATGCATGG
This genomic window contains:
- the addA gene encoding helicase-exonuclease AddAB subunit AddA, translating into MTEAKPEGSRWTDEQWRAINEVGHDILVAAAAGSGKTAVLVERIIRKIINPQNRINIDDLLVVTFTNAAASEMRERIGRALDEQIAEHPESLYLRRQQALLSKASIMTLHAFCMSVIKKYYYYLDLDPGFRLLDETEAGLLREEILDEVLEEHYTSGNSIFFRLVDQYSGDRDDHALRNLVFRLYDFSLSNPWPNQWLDRLPAAYQPEEGQSIDHFSWVRGLRHVLFQYFSEAAAALEEAIRLCGDTGGPAAYAETLSADLLNIRHLLSFENAGWEAVRSAVLSVSFNKLKAVSAKEVDGATKDQVKKARDKVKRTIAELQQQWFARSSTDLLQDLRDMAPSVSMLVALVKDFGHHFTKEKRRKGVLDFSDLEHECLKVLRSEDSDPGKEVPSVVARQYRACFEEVLVDEYQDTNRVQEAIIRLITKDSADSGNLFMVGDVKQSIYGFRLAEPGLFIEKYKKFSDPDSDGDKIDLSSNFRSRAEIINGINYLFRQTMDETAGGVDYDRAAELRFGAEYPEESLPVDFELIDRADLDSDEEGETDDYDSTELEAAAISDRIAAMVGDGKTPAFQVYDRGEHRMRAVRYRDIAILMRSASTAAAVMKDILGRRGIPAYAELSKGYFDTVEVSVMLAVLQVVDNPFQDIPLASVLRSPIVGLDGDSLAQIRMSDRDVSYFMAMNYYTETHQGQLSDQLSGFIDRLAKWRNLSKSHSVSELIWQIYRDTGYYDYVGGLVGGAQRQANLKAFYDRARQYEKTSFRGLFRFLRFIERMREIGGDLGEARALSEQEDVVRIMTIHKSKGLEFPIVFVSGIGKKFNMKDLVSPALLHKTLGIGTRWIDSENRVSTPTLPYLAIREQLKADAVAEEMRILYVAVTRAREKLILVGTVRDAGKVARQWLPALKYRGWLLPEYLRTSAATFLDWIGPAVVRHGSSEALHHLIGEAPDRSVVSEDQAAWNISVISVGNLDVGQAEQAPKESIRFARLKQWKAVESHSGMQDEVRRRLEWSYPFRQATLFMAKQTVTEIKSQQDYFSQGQDDRLIARRFSGISRDRPQFLQQGGLSSTERGTAMHVLMQHLDLEHAAEEASIKNQGLALVEKEILTGDQEKSLNYPEVVAFLRSPIGIKMKRAGQVTRECPFSLVLDAAEVYPTWRHDGPEKDGQVLIQGVIDCIIEGRQGLILLDYKTDRLSGRFAEKQAAIEELTRRYRVQLGLYRLAIEKIWKRKVAQIGLYAFDGGYFIDLTEEGETLE
- the addB gene encoding helicase-exonuclease AddAB subunit AddB — encoded protein: MAVRFILGRPGTGKTALCMEEIRARLRENPSGPPLIYLVPEHMTFSMEYAFAGTPGFGGMTRLNVYSIPRLALRVLQQSGGATRIHLNTVGLSMLLRRVVEENKKNLRLFRKASEQSGFYNLLSDTISEFKRYCLTPEQIAVQSGLMEEHTDSENLILKDKLHDLSLVYQSFEQVLAGKYVDSDDYLKLMANKIDETDFLKQAEIWIDGFQTMTPEEQLVVEKLMAVSSRVTVVLGTDKAYDRVPDEFSVFRHPVLLFLQLRKAAEQLHLAVEPYVIKDDVVRSKSTGLKALNLFFGQNPSREKPKPDGIVLTEAANRREEVEQAARNLIALARDKKIRFRETTVLVRDLNGYQDLIETVFTDYGIPTFIDRKRPMKHHPLIELIRSALETLQQNWRYEPVFRCVKTDFLIPAGSRLNEAREALDELENYVMAYGIYGKKKWIDKEPWTYRVYKGLEEGEKEATSKELAAQKRINQWRKFVSEPLAAFEEKVKSARSVREKCEALYVFLMNLSVPEKLERMAKEAEKADRLAEAKEHGQVWQSVIDLLDQCVEGADDRKISLELFAQIIDTGLDNLEFALVPPALDQVLVGSMDRMRATNPKAVFILGVNEGVIPAKPSTQGLFSGEDRDALEDSGMHVADDEDGQMAWENELVFRAFSLPEEKLYLSYPLASEGGEPLKASPLISRLRRLFSEIAVRLAPSEPRSLAETEQIGFVNAPLKTIGYLATQIREWQRGYGISDLWWDTYNWFTAQEEWGSAAKRVLSGLFSRNEAYLSKEAARDLYGETIQASVSRMEQFNACPFSQFASYGLRLMEREVFQLAAPDIGQLFHLAIKKMTEEIMRRHLQWRDLSPEDCDRLAAETVGVIAPKLQRQILSSSGRYRYLQHKLEQVVARVARVMRQHARASGFTPLSLELPFGPGKPVPPLTFSLQNGCRMEIVGRIDRVDKAEDPGRRILLRIIDYKSGRKDLSLTDVYYGLALQMLTYLDVVITYSKQWLGVQADPAGVLYFHVHNPSLNLEEKVPPEEIEDELYKSFKMSGLLLEDEASLQLTDQTAEGGYSKIAPFGIKKNGGYYKGSSLATTEEFSALRNYAKETMVQVGEKITDGDVRIAPYRLKNRVPCTFCPYRPVCQFDQSQPGNAYRLLKKVSDERILQELTEKGMEHHDGSKA
- a CDS encoding exonuclease SbcCD subunit D, with the protein product MRLLHTADWHLGRTLEGRSREEEQEDAMDEICRIADEEKIDAIVMAGDVFDTANPPAVSEALFYETAERLACGGKRPLLVIAGNHDSPERLEASRPLAGRRGITIVGKPVSQPLAIPIKRTDETLILSCVPYPSESRLNECLSAMNEETAIQEGYNNRLEKLFQEHARHFSEKTVNILMTHIFAAGGRESDSERPIQVGGAYTVYPSSFPEKAQYVALGHLHRPQTLEKSPAPARYAGSPLAYSFSESGSQKSVTIIDVSPGKAAKWKEVPLAAGRPLVRWHAENGLDEVHRWLDEGRDRYAWIDLEIRLEEALNMHEIQALRKADEHFVNIRPIYCENREQAGDLTRSKLPIDQLFIRFYKKQTQGAEPGEKLVRLFLRMIQENEAEREAAAGRDGHETD